The stretch of DNA CATCGCCGGCAATAACAGGGGGACGTCATGGCTCGTCGGTCGTGCTTACCAGAACTGGGGACCTTCATACTCAGGATCGCTTATCCTTTCGGACAACGCTCCTGCGTTCTGGCAGGCCAGAGCCGCGCGCGACATCGACTTCGGCAAGGCGATCGGCCGAGTGAAGGTTACTCAGTTTGCCAGTGTTTTCGAGGATCTGGATCAGAAGTTGTATCTCATCGGTCGCCGCTATGAGAAGCCGCTGTCTGATCGGTGGCAGATCGGACTCAGTGAGACGGCAAAACTCAACAAGATGCCTAACCCGCTTGTGCTTGCGATGCCGCTGTATCTGTACCATTATCTGTTCCTCCATGACGAAGATGAGCACATGAACAACATGGTAGGAGCCGACGTGCTGTATCGTGCATCTGGCGGACGGCGTATCTACGCGGAACTGCTCATAGACGACATGACCGCTCCCAGGCTGCTAAGTGACGATTTCTCCCGGCCGCGAAAGATCGGCTATACGATCGGTTTCTCATTGCCCGGACCTCGAGGCGACCACGGGTCATCGTTCCGTGTGGAGTACATCTCAGTTGACCGGCTGACCTACAGCGCTTCGAGGACGGATGCTCCGGAGTTGGCATACTTGCATGACACACAGTATATCGGGCACGCGATCGGTCCGAACAGCGAGGCGCTGTATCTGAGAGGGGAGCGAGTCCTGTCGAACAGGCTCAGTGCGGTAGTCGAATACCTCAATCAGCGCCAGAAAGATCCCGGGAAGCCGGAGCGCGGATCAAGGGAGTATCTATCGCTGACTACCTCGTGGGATATTGCTCCCGACAAGTCCGCCTCAGTTCGAGTAACTCCCTACGAGATTACTCCACCGGGCGGATCCTCCGACCACGGCGTGCAGTATGAATTGCGGGCATCTTTCGCGCTCTAGTAGAGTCCTTCGAGCAGTACTTCGCGGCCGAGCGGTATCACCTCGCAGTAACGCCACAGGCTCTCCAGGAAACAGCGGTTCTCGCACAGCCCTCCCGAAACGTAGAGCCGGCCGGGTCTCTGGGCGAAGGTGTGGACGTTGAAGGCAATTCCGTGGACGAACGCCGCCAGAGCTTCCTCGGGTGAGCCCCCGTGTATGATCGCGTCGAATATCTTCTCGATCGCGAACACGCCGCACGTCACGGACAGACGCTGCTCCGATACCGGTAGCGAGGCGTAGTCCACATCGTAGTATTGGCCGAGCAGTTCCAGGGTGAAGCCGATCGTTGCGCCGCAAGCTTGGTTCCAATCCAGCTTATCGAGCTTCCTGTCGGTGAAACGGACGTACTTGGTATCTCTGCAGCCAATGTCCACGACCGTGAAGCTGTCCTCTCGCACCTTCTTCAGGCTTCCTTGTGCGAGGGCGACCAGTTCGTTCTCGTATCTGTCGGTTCGCTGACGCCCCAGGTGGCCGGTCGCTATGTCAAAGCGCACCGACTCGTCCGATAGGACCTGCCTGGTGGGCGCGATCAGCGTTTCACTGATCTCAGTATTCCTTATCTTCGTCCAGGAACTGCCGCAGTCAGCGACTATGAGCGGTTCACACATCACCGCAGCCTCACGAAGGCGGCAATCTTGGCCAGGACACTGCTTGTGACCGGGCCGTCGCAGTCGATGTAGAGCCCGTGATGTTTGTCGGCCAGATAGCGTGCGAGACTGTTCTTCGCGCAGAAAGACTGGCAGTAAAACACGGTGGGCACGCCGGGGTCAACGGCCATCTCCAGGTTGAGGTCGGAGGGAACTCCGGCTTCGACGCATCTCGTCCAGCCGTAGACGTGCGTCGTTTCTGGGAACTGCTCCAGGAGTCGGAAATCATGAGGGGGCACTCCCCAGAAGCCGTGGGTCGGTTCCACCCACCTATAGTGCTTCCGGTTCGGCACGATAACCGTATCCATGACGCGATTGATCTTCTCCGCGAGACGCATTGCGGAAGTGCATATACTGATCCGCCGGGGTTCGTTCTCGGTGTTTCGGGTCTCGACCACAGTGAAGCCGAGGTCTTGGAGGATGAG from Armatimonadota bacterium encodes:
- a CDS encoding ATPase; this translates as MCEPLIVADCGSSWTKIRNTEISETLIAPTRQVLSDESVRFDIATGHLGRQRTDRYENELVALAQGSLKKVREDSFTVVDIGCRDTKYVRFTDRKLDKLDWNQACGATIGFTLELLGQYYDVDYASLPVSEQRLSVTCGVFAIEKIFDAIIHGGSPEEALAAFVHGIAFNVHTFAQRPGRLYVSGGLCENRCFLESLWRYCEVIPLGREVLLEGLY